In Erpetoichthys calabaricus chromosome 4, fErpCal1.3, whole genome shotgun sequence, one genomic interval encodes:
- the LOC114649943 gene encoding mesenteric estrogen-dependent adipogenesis protein-like, with protein sequence MSQGGKRHVSRSSTSRGFSVGFTSISSGELSTLTTCNCEIAVLPLELLIQLQGNYFEKTENELKIQNHFGGYNVFCEKSVVLDGKQYELENIMERFIVIKSHKDYKDFRENLLTKPLILFTKAWRMKTVLLNCENNGKTFAIIVNTRHPVIRYEIENGLNNIISSVWGESYDLQFDFVETIKEFFAKTGYDTNGKGLSFSFRFKADAFFDLSYMLGFSSKKVPVSGKVLNLFSSIEEKKNKVKMFLEKISEPYIKRTSVSDRRMSSLSTGSVDDDVFSGSPSTTHPRASLVGPGPFPAIYE encoded by the exons ATGTCTCAAGGGGGCAAGCGGCATGTTTCCAGGAGTAGCACGAGTCGCGGTTTTTCGGTGGGCTTTACTTCGATTTCCTCTGGAGAACTTAGTACTTTGACCACCTGCAACTGTGAAATTGCCGTGTTGCCACTGGAGCTGCTAATTCAACTACAGGGGAACTATTTCGAGAAAACGGAAAATGAGCTTAAAATCCAAAACCATTTTGGAGGATACAATGTTTTTTGCGAGAAAAGCGTGGTGCTAGATGGGAAACAGTACGAGTTGGAAAACATCATGGAAAG GTTTATTGTCATCAAAAGTCATAAGGATTACAAGGACTTCAGGGAAAATCTGCTAACAAAACCTCTTATTCTCTTTACAAAAGCCTGGAGGATGAAGACTGTGTTGCTTAACTGTGAAAACAATG gGAAAACGTTTGCCATAATTGTAAATACAAGGCATCCTGTTATACGTTATGAGATTGAAAATGGATTGAATAATATCATATCGTCAGTCTGGGGAGAGAGTTATGACCTTCAG TTTGACTTTGTAGAGACAATCAAAGAGTTTTTTGCAAAGACTGGTTATGACACCAATGGCAAAGGTCTGAGTTTTTCCTTCAGATTCAAAGCAGATGCCTTCTTTGACCTTTCCTACATGTTGGGATTCAGTAGCAAAAAAGTCCCAGTAAGTGGGAAAGTTTTGAATCTGTTTTCGTCtattgaagaaaagaagaacaaagtaaaaatgttcCTGGAGAAAATTAGTGAACCCTACATAAAGCGAACTAGTGTTTCTGATCGCAGAATGAGTTCTCTGTCCACAG GCTCAGTTGATGATGATGTCTTCAGTGGTTCACCAAGTACTACACATCCCAGAGCATCCCTTGTAGGGCCAGGTCCTTTCCCTGCAATTTATGAATAA